The stretch of DNA AGAGGTATGATTCTCTTCCctcttttctttgtctcttgtttttgtgtctttttaaACAGAGAACTTATGTATACATGTTTTTGCAACAACTTCCAATCGATGTTCCACAGTTTTATGTGTGGCTGGATTCGGTAACTTGCCTGGTGATATGGTAAATAACGATTCCTTGTCTTCTTCATATTTTCACTTTTGGGGTGACAATTAGTCAGCAGTTCTCATTTTCCttattaaacaattttctatAAATGGTGTTATATTTCAGGCATTCTGGGATGTTGTCAACAAGAAGCAGCTTGGAAGTAATAAAGCCGAGTGGTCTGTAACACATGAATGGTCTCCGGATGGGCATTATTTCTTGACTGCCTCAACAGCACCGAGACGTCAAATTGACAATGGGTATGTTAATACTTTTTGCCACATTATTGTCAttgagtttggtttcttttccGAACAGAACGAGTGGTGAAATGAATACTGTGCAtcaattgtttgttttcattcCCGCATATCTTAATCTATGAATGTATGAACCAGCCACTGTTATATTTACTTTGTCAGAGAtggaatttttgtatttttctcctTAGTTTAAACTTATGTTCTATATCGTCGCTGTCTTGACTGAAGGATGAAAATCTTCAACTACGATGGAAAGCGTTATTTCAAAAAGGCGTTTGAGAAGCTGTATCAGGTATGTCTCTTCAACagctttgaaaaaaaaatacattaattacCAATTGTCTTACTGGAGTGGTATGGTTATTTACCTACAGGCTGAATGGAAACCAGAGTCTCCGGACAGGTTCGGTGAGATCAGCGAACTTATCAAGTCAGTTGAATCATTGAAACTCGGCGAGGGAAAATCGCAAGGTCCTCATCTCTTTGTTTAAACACTTAAACCTGTCTCTGATTGTAAGAAAGTTTTGTGAACTTGTCATGTTCTTAAACGATTTCGACTGATCTATCTTAGGACAAGGATCAGGTCAGAAGAAAGCTATTGTTCCCAACACTATTGCAAAAAAGCCGGCTGCATATCAACCTCCTCATGCTAAGCACGCAGCTGCTATTCAAGCCGAGGTAACTCGACAACTTTTCTATAATCTCAAGTGATATCAAATTACTTATTATTAACCACACACAGTCATGATTCTGATTCATACTTGAATCAGAATACGCCTGTCCACAACCGGAACACCAATGGGATATTCACTGTTACTACCTTTTTTAATTGAACTTTTGGCGTCACATATCAAATATGTCTCTGATAGTTTCATTATTTGCAATTGCAGTTGCTTGGAGTAAACACAGCAGGGTAAGTCTCTTTATCTTagaatacatacatacataatcTGAGAAGCCGTCATGCATATATTGATAGATGCTCTGGTGTGTTAATGCAGAGAGATGAGCAAGAACGCTcttagaaacaagaagaagagggagaagaagaaagcggCCGAGGCTGCTGCTTCTGGAGCTAACAACGCATGACTGAATAAGTCCCACTCTTTGATATGAAACTTGAATGGAGATTACAGTTTTGGGATTCTCGGATGGTAATAAAGATTCTATAGATCAGTCAGAAAACGTTATGTGAAcctctgtttttcctttttacatttttcttatcAGTTGTTAACCCGCCAAAATCAGAAGAAGCCtaaagattaaagaagaaaaatcctATATTTTGTGAGGTGAAAACTAAGCGTCTCtgcttcaaaacaaaaattaacaatgttTCATTATAAAGGAGGAAAATGAATGTTTTAGTTGACATTCATTTTGTAACTTAGtgagttttatttgttataaagtgttgtgttataagttataagttataaccaaaaaaagcaGAATACTGTGTTGCACGTTTAGCAAACGATTATCACAATTTCATTTTTCGTGATGTTAAAACTGATTAATCTACTGTAAACCCGCATAGCTTCACTATTTTCCCAACTCTAGAAGATTCGTACTTGTTTATCTACTTGGCACACATGCATGTATAGTCAAACCGAACACATACACATAAATTAACACGTACATGACGACATGTATTATATATCCGGAACCTCAAGGTTCGTCCAAAACCTTACCAGGAGAAGATAAGAAAGCAGCACGAACACGAACTCTTAACAAAAACATTGTCGTTAGATGGTTAAGTAATTGCATGCAATTTCAAGCTACGTGTCCAGCTTAAGACACTCAAGTCTCACATCTGTCCCTTTTTACTTCGACTTTACTTCTTTTGGCTTCTTTTaaactctctctgtctctctctttcttcttcacacttTATTGTTTAATTTCGAGTGTTTAATTTAGACGATAATGGCAACATCAGCTCGTAGAGCGTATGGTTTCGGTAGAGCCGACGAGGCTACACCCCCTGACTCTATTCGAGCCACTTTAGCTGAGTTTCTCTCCACTTTTGTCTTCGTCTTTGCAGCTGAAGGCTCTATTCTCTCTCTCGGTTCGTGCATGCACCGTTCTGACTCTGTATTTTGAGTCGTTTCATATGTATTGTGACTTATATGAGTTgtgtctttattttttcttagataAGTTGTATTGGAACCACGCTGCTCATGCGGGAACCAACACGCCAGGAGGATTGGTTTTAGTGGCGTTGGCTCATGCGTTTGCTCTGTTCGCTGCGGTTTCAGCAGCGATCAATGTCTCTGGTGGACACGTAAACCCGGCAGTCACTTTTGGTGCTCTTATTGGAGGGAGAATTTCAGCGATTCGTGCCATCTACTACTGGATCGCTCAGCTTCTTGGAGCCATCCTCGCTTGTCTCTTGTTAAGACTCGCTACAAACGGCCTGGTAAACACTAAATAACATTCAAATATATGTGAGCTAGTATTTTGGCGTTGGCTTTAGGTTAGAAGTTAATTTCAACGAATAAGGACTCACATAGAGTTTGTGTTCATGCAGAGACCAGTTGGTTTCCGTGTAGCATCAGGTGTTGGAGTGGTTAATGGACTTGTTCTAGAGATCATTTTGACATTTGGCTTAGTCTACGTCGTGTATTCGACTTTGATTGATCCAAAACGTGGAAGCCTCGGGATCATAGCGCCGTTGGCAATCGGACTCATTGTTGGAGCAAACATCTTAGTGGGTGGACCATTCTCTGGTGCATCGATGAATCCAGCTAGAGCCTTTGGTCCAGCATTGGTGGGATGGAGGTGGCATGACCACTGGATCTATTGGGTCGGACCATTCATCGGTGGTGCCTTAGCCGCTCTTATATATGAGTACATGGTCATACCCACCGAACCACCTACCCACCACACACACCAGCCCTTGGCTCCTGAAGATTACTAGATGGAACTTTTTCTCATGTCACTgcttttgtttggtctttggtCAAGCTTTCTTTGTGTGTATGAAATCACTTTGCATAGATACTTTGTTTTTATGCTGCTCTTTGTTTGttgtaataataagaataaagaatGATGATTTCGCAATACTCAGatctttttaccaaacatatgaATTACAAGTACCAATATCCTATATAATCTAATCTATTgactttcttcttctgtctatcagattttttttggtctgaaacctgaaaaaagaaaaagagcaaacaaaaaaaagcttccttcttctctgttttgaacAATCTGTGTCAAGGTCCTCTCATCTTTTCAACAATCTGTCTACTTCTTTCCTCCACGTGACGTTTCTTCTCTTCGAACTTCTCTCCCACTTTCTTTCTGAAGTCGAACATCCTCGCCTTTGCTGCCCCCATTTTCTTTCCCTTTGAATTTGAATCATCCTCCTCGCTCGACATTGTAGACGACATCGACGGTGATTGGATACTGCGCGGCAGAATGTCTCCGGCATTGCCATTGCCTCCTCGTGCTACCGTATCCTGCTTTTCGCTGCTTTCGAGCAACGGAGTCTGGAGTTCGTCCAAGGACTTCTGACTCTCTATTGTCAGAGCTGTGGAATCAGCTGATGGTGCAGACACAGGTACTTCTTCCATTCTAGGCTTCTGGGGAACAACGTTGGCAGTTTTCTGTACTTGTTCAGGAGTCGGTGGCTTGTCAACTTTAGATTTCGCTTCTGCAGCTTCGTGATCACTGGTCGAGTCTTGATTCAGCCACATGAACGGAGCAATATTGCGTTCGATCCAATCATCTTTTTCAGCTGTCATCCAAGGAATGGTTACGCTTTCACAATTGGGGAGCACCATGACCTCTCGTATTGCCGTCTGCAGAATTTGTTTATATCTTATGGTTAGTTCAAATTCTttcagtaaaacaaaaaaagacgcAACAGCTTTACCTTGAACCGGTTGACCAAGAACATAGCAACATGGCTGTTTGTGATTTTGTGTTCACCAACAGCAGAGGCAAGGTTGAATTCAATATCGGGCATGTTTGTGAAGCCAAACCACAGTTGATCAGATGGAGGCGGCTTCATGTGTACGCAGAGTGTCCCTCGAAGCGAAGACACCTCTATAGACAAAGTAATAGGGACCTGCAGTTTTACAAATGGAAATAGTCTTAAGTTACTACAAGAGGTAAGAAAAAGGTGGTCCTAATTCTGCTTTCGGTCCTATTAATCACACCACAATCCGTGGTCGTGAAGTTTGAGCGCAACAAGCAACGAAACTGTCTTCTAAACATAACAGAAAAACGAAGATCAACCTGGGAAACTTGTTCAGCGATATTCTTCAGAATAGACTTCCACTTGGATCCATTATTGGGAGCTGCTTTTGTACCTTTTAAACCCTTATATTCATCtgcacaaataaaaaaacaatctacTTTATAGTCCTTGGTCTAATGGCTTCTAAGCATTATGCAAGATCACACGCAAAATGATTAGATGAATACATAAGCCAATCAGCAAATGTTGTACTAACCAGCTTTATCGTTCCCACCATTTCTAACATCTTGTGCATCAACAATTCCTTCAGGGAGTAATTGCTTTTCAAAATCTGCAAGACCTTCAAGGAGACCAGGTGAAACATCCCCAGCAGAATTTGGCTGCAATTTTCCCTCAGCTATGCCTTTCTGCAGTTCTTCCTCTCGGGCATCAACCCGAGTTTCAACTTCAAGTCCCGCACCGCCAGTGTATTCAATATCTAGTTCGAACGCCCACACACCATTCATCTCCATTGGGAGAATTCTTGTACCGTGTATATAAGGTGGGAGGTTTCCAATGTGTACATCACAGCAGATTAATTCACCAATGTAGCTGGGAATTCTCATGTTGGCCATCACCCGCTGTTCAACCAAATGaaagagttagaaaaaaaataaacgcaaCCAAAATCCAGATTTAGTGAAGGCTTTCATATTCATGGAACACACCTGGATTCGTTCGCGAACTAAAGTCTTCAACACTGTGTTCTGTTTGACATCAAAGAACAGCCGGGAAATTAGTACGTTCAATGCCAATGTTCCTTCATCAAAAGACTTGTCTTCTGAATCTATATCCGATCCATGACTGCTATGGCTCCAAGAACGTGAGACAACTTGGACATCGGTTTCCTCAGGGATGTTATCTTGCATCTTTCTTGCTGGGGTGCTCTTTCCAGAGCTACCGGTAGATTGTGAATCTTGGTATGCGCGGGTTGAAGTCTTGTCTTCACGACCCGACGGGGGCATATTCACTTTAGGTGAGCACTTCTTAGAAAATTTCTTCCAGAACAAACGAACCTTTGATGAAGGACCATCCACTTTAATCCCTTTGTCCAATGACTCAAAACTAAAACCAGCTGATGGTTTCATAAAAGAAGGATATGCAGCATTAAGGGAAGCCAAATAGTATCGGAAATCGTCTTTCAGTTTGGTGGACCAAATGAACCTTTCCTGATTCTCGCAAGCAGCAAGACGAAGAGCCTTACACCATGACTCCTTCTCCCAAGAAGTCTCTAAGAAAATGTAAAACACTCGGTTTCCCTTGTACAAAACCGAACTTTTGCTTTCTACTTGTATAGGAAATCTTTTAGCcctaacaaaaacacaaaacaaaaggaaacttAAGGACAATTTCGAAAATGGAttcgaaaaaaataaactttttcttttttgacaatcTTACCATTTCCTAGTAGGTCCAGAGCCTGAAACAGCGTTAACAAAGCAACCTTTCAAAGTAATACAAGTCTGAGTGCCATCTGAATCTGACAAGATGAGCTTATGGTCTTTGATACGAGCAAATCTCCTAATTGGATGTACCTCCATGAGatcaactctcttcttcttttgctcctTTGGtaacttctccttcttcatccaATCCTTTACACTCTCATCCATTTCCATTATCCAGATCACTCCCTGAGATATAGGCATatagataaatgaaaattaaacatCTTTCATCACAGAGATCTAAAAATAGCCACAATGATCAAAACAGTCACCAAACCACAAGATTCTAATTCCCCACTAAATCCGAAACTCACATTTTCTCTCaattaaaaacttcaaaattaggGATACTCAATCTTTAGTTATCAAActaaattagggtttcgaatcCCAATGATCAATTGCGGAAAGCACAAAACTTTAGAACTGAAGAGGGTTCTAGTCACCTGTTTGCTGAGACTGAAATCAATGGACCGGCGAGGATCAAAGTTCTTGGAAGTTGGATCAGAACCAGAATTCGATTCATGTCGTTTATTACTCTTCCGATTCAAACGTTTCAGAACAAACAGAAACCCTATAACTTCCGCCGCAACGATCGCGAGAATCCCCAGTAAAAACCCGAACACGAACGCGAAACCCGCAAACGAAACCATTCTCCGGAGATGCTTCAAGTTTCTTTGATTTCGACCAGTTAGTGTCTCGATGGAGGGCAAATAGATTTCTTGTGAAAgaatcaaaaagagaagaagacgcGTAACGTTGTTGTTTAGTTCATTGTCACACTTTGAAtgatggtggagaagaagaagaagaagaagaaggaaagaatagagagagaaagagggatgattaattttggtttaatctcTTCAAAATCAATTCGAAATTTTTCCAACCATATAATTTTCCcaaaaaggaattttttttttgttttgaaccaaattaaaaaaaaaaaaaaaaaaaNNNNNNNNNNNNNNNNNNNNNNNNNNNNNNNNNNNNNNNNNNNNNNNNNNNNNNNNNNNNNNNNNNNNNNNNNNNNNNNNNNNNNNNNNNNNNNNNNNNNNNNNNNNNNNNNNNNNNNNNNNNNNNNNNNNNNNNNNNNNNNNNNNNNNNNNNNNNNNNNNNNNNNNNNNNNNNNNNNNNNNNNNNNNNNNNNNNNNNNNNNNNNNNNNNNNNNNNNNNNNNNNNNNNNNNNNNNaaaaaaaaaaaaaaaaagattatcaaAAGAGAGAGTTAACAAAAAGCGAATCTTAATATCTTCAAACTTATATGACAGGAGAAGAAAATGTTGAGAACATTTTGacctaaaaacaaacaaacaattgaaAGCAACCATAAATGTAGtggttgaaaacaaaaaaaatcacaaatttttagTATCTTATGGATAATAAATAGGATATTCTGTTTAGGTGATTTGATTTtagtattgattttttaaagattgaatttatgttaatttattttaattggatatgattttttatttttttacctattgtatatacatgaaaatctacacaaattcatttaaataaatGAGGATTTTAGAGGTTTTACTGCCAGTGTTATAGGATTAGATGTGTTGGTTAtatcaaaatattcaaatgttattttaaaattaaatgtatatattttcagatttaaaaaaaagtaatataaaaacAGATAAATTTTTAGGTGTATCATTCAATTCAAAATAagatgattttgttattttaatgaGACATCTGGACtttttaattgaattaaaatacttttgtttCATACATAATTAccataaattatttgattgtaaGTTGTAAAATTTAGAGCTCGGTtgctttaaaataatttgtgaGAAAACGACAACCAATTAGTATAAAATATCGGTTTTGATCGTTATCGGAAGTGGTTATTGAACTGTCTATATGAATAATATACCAACCGAAAACAGACAAGCTTTTCTAAAAAAACGTtaaagtaaaaccaaaaataaccactttgttacatatatatggAGTAAACATATCATCTTTTTCCTTAATTTTATACTAAAATCACTTTCTGTTTTAtactttaattatttgattgtCTACATGTTAAATTTTAGAGcttgaaatatttaaatattataaatgagacaacgacaacaaaactaaacaaaaaggTCGATGGTGATTGTTGTCGTTATATAATTACCATCGACTTTTAAGAATTTAGCATGTAGATAATCATATATGATTTAATATTGTCCGTTTCCGGTTGATATAATAGTTCAATAACCGTTTCCAATCTAACAATTATTGAATTGTTTATATAACTAAGATGTCAaccaaaaatatacaatattagatcggattgaaaaaaaattgagaattcGTTAGAAATGTCCGAAAAAATTTAGAGCATActtcaaatcaattaaaattaaaaaaaaaatcacttaatACTTCAAATCACTTAATTATTCGACTATTTACATGTTAAATTTCTCGTTAAATTTTACAcccatatttttgtaatttttggtagatagttttttcttttttttgttatcagaACGATAGTTACACAGTTGAATAAGAAATCAGTAAAAAAGTTAatagaacaattaaaaaaggaaataaatactTGTTGTTAACCTGTATTTTTTAAGAGTAAAGTATTATATTAACTGATGTAGCAAACAAGAGTTGTTGAACTAGAAAGTTTGACTGTTACGGTTTCAAATTCTTTGAAGTTTGGACTTCCGTTTCTAAAATACGTTGCAGAATGAGTCAGAAATTTGTCAAGTAAAAAAATGTAACTGTCTATGGTAAAGACTAAAGACAAAAAATATCGTCATCATATCACATTCAAcactaaatttaaaagaaaaagaaaaaaaaacaacaagacatACATCAAATCAAGTCTGCTCTTACcgacatacaaaaaaaaaaaaaagatttttatatatttagacagaaaagtacaaaacaaaatacTCTGTTCACAAAACCATTTACATCGTCTCACCCAAGAAAACcaacttttcttgttttctcatcactgtaaaaacccaaaaacaaaagtaaaaaggaaaaaaaaaaaactctgttttctttcttagaTACTTCCATGATTGGCTTGCAACAGGAGGAAAAGCTCCGCGATGGCGGTTGCTACCTAAAACAACACAACGGgccagacaaaagaaaaaacaaaaaggaacagaagaaacacagagaaggagagagaggatAGGAGcttgaaacaagaaagaaatgtTCAGAGGTTacggttgtttttttttttctttttttgggagaAACGATAAACATACGAGCTAAGAAGACCTTTAGAAGCTCGAGTTTATGAAAAAGTTATAGTCATGGTGTTCAACATTGAGCTGTTTGAGCCATGAATCTGCAGCCTTTTGAAGATAATTCAACCGGTCTTGGTCAAATCCTGTCTTACTCCAAAGATCACCTTGCATTTTGTAACTAGCTAAAGCAAATGGAGGCAATGGGATTCTCTTGTTGACAACAGATTCTTCATCACactcttctgtttcttcctGGTCTTTGTTGTTGCTTTGATCTCCTTCCACCACATTATCTGCATCTTTTGTTCAAGCCgttaacaaaacaataacaaacaaaaacaagaagtgGTGTTTGTTCATACGTCACTGATCATACGTACCTTGAAAAGTCGAAGAAAGAGNACAAAAAGGAACAGAAGAAACacagagaaggagagagaggatAGGAGcttgaaacaagaaagaaatgtTCAGAGGTTacggttgtttttttttttctttttttgggagaAACGATAAACATACGAGCTAAGAAGACCTTTAGAAGCTCGAGTTTATGAAAAAGTTATAGTCATGGTGTTCAACATTGAGCTGTTTGAGCCATGAATCTGCAGCCTTTTGAAGATAATTCAACCGGTCTTGGTCAAATCCTGTCTTACTCCAAAGATCACCTTGCATTTTGTAACTAGCTAAAGCAAATGGAGGCAATGGGATTCTCTTGTTGACAACAGATTCTTCATCACactcttctgtttcttcctGGTCTTTGTTGTTGCTTTGATCTCCTTCCACCACATTATCTGCAGCTTTTGTTCAAGCCgttaacaaaacaataacaaacaaaaacaagaagtgGTGTTTGTTCATACGTCACTGATCATACGTACCTTGAAAAGTCGAAGAAAGAGTGTGATAAGTTAGGAAGCCTGTCGTCAAATCTTTCTCAGTCTTGCATGCTGGGATGTGATATATAGGGTACCTAATTCATCAAATCATCACTCAAGTCACCCTCTGGAAGTACAAAACAGGAAGGGTTGTGTGTTGACTTAAACAACAAACGACTTACCACGCAACAGCCATCCAACTTGCAGGAGACATATCGACACTccttaaggttatgagtccagGATACTTCTCCGCCAGTTCAATTATCTGAAAGAGAATCAAGAACAGTACACTTCTGTATCAAAAACCAAAGCTCATtacataaaaaaggaaaaaggagaGAGTAACTAAAGAAATGaagggagagaagagagaacctTGTCGGTTAAGGGAACCCGCTTGTAGGGAGGATCTCTTTCGATGTGCTTAAAGTCAAGGTAACCAAGTCTATCTTTCAGCAGTAGTGTAGCATCCGGATCAGAAACCGAATCTTCAGAGACAGCATCCCATGTTTTGCTCGAATCATTGCTCATTGACCTTGACAGCAACTTTTCACTCTCACTATCGCTCCAACACTCGCTACTCTCAGATTCAACCACCTCACTCTGGTTCCTGCAGCAACACCAAAACTCCAACAAATTAAACACCTATAGACCTATCCTGAAACTCCCATTATTAAacaagacaagacaagacaaTGCTCATCACAACAAAACTTAAACCTGGAAATCAAGCCGGGTTTGTTAGTGTGGATTTGGATGGCTGATAGATACGGGACATAGTACTGCATAACAGTGTCACCATTGTTTAACTCGACCTGCGATCCAAAGCCATATGCACTCAGCTCATCGTAACAGTCCCAAAGATCACCAAGTCTGAAATACTCAACCTCATCCTTTCCATGTTCCTGccaagaattttcaaaaaaaaagatcactcAAAACAGCTCTGCAACCGACACTCAAACctcaaaaaaaatgcaaaatcacTATATGATTTAACTTGTTCAGATCAAATTCAAGCAGTCCAGATTAATCCATAAACACATACATAAACCTTGATACAGAGACAACAGATCCAGAGGACAAGAAGATGATTCAAGCAAAACTCAGTATAGGTATTGTGTGATTATCcgaatataataataataaaaatatgaagtcGCACGTTTATTCCACGTGGGTGATACAGAATCCATAAAATGGATGTGACACAACCATTTTAAAGGGATAGATTTGATTTTCATAGATATAAACTTGATGGACCATGCAATTATTGTCTCTATTTGCCAAATCTCATCACAcccaaaatcatgaaaaaaatatttactagtTTATTAGGTTGCCCTGATACACACACATCATCccgtgatttaaaaaaaaaaaaaaagacctttTGGACAAAATCTGTTGATTAGAATACGAGATTTGAGAGATGGGGAGGGGAAACAAccgattaattaattaattaaaaaaaatgattagttGAGACGTAAGACTCAAATTATCCCTTAAATCGAGGATTAGCTTAATTTACCTGAGGAAGAGAGAAGGAAGGAGGCTTAGGAGTGATTCCTAAAAGAAACCTCTCAAGATTCGAACGACCTTTAGTTGAAGAACACCACCACCACATTCTTATctacactcttcttcttctggttcttgttcttggtcttcttggtcTAGTCAATCTCTCTGAAATTAGAGATCTCTTTTATAAACAAATCCTAGTCCACGAAAGGGAACACAGAGTTTggaaatttaataatttctgGTCTTCtctcattaataatataaaaaaaaaaaaaaaaaaaaaaaaaaaaaaaaaaaaaaaaaaaaaaaaaaaaaaaaaaaaNNNNNNNNNNNNNNNNNNNNNNNNNNNNNNNNNNNNNNNNNNNNNNNNNNNNNNNNNNNNNNNNNNNNNNNNNNNNNNNNNNNNNNNNNNNNNNNNNNNNNNNNNNNNNNNNNNNNNNNNNNNNNNNNNNNNNNNNNNNNNNNNNNNNNNNNNNNNNNNNNNNNNNNNNNNNNNNNNNNNNNNNNNNNNNNNNNNNNNNNNNNNNNNNNNNNNNNNNNNNNNNNNNNNNNNNNNNNNNNNNNNNNNNNNNNNNNNNNNNNNNNNNNNNNNNNNNNNNNNNNNNNNNNNNNNNNNNNNNNNNNNNNNNNNNNNNNNNNNNNNNNNNNNNNNNNNNNNNNNNNNNNNNNNNNNNNNNNNNNNNNNNNNNNNNNNNNNNNNNNNNNNNNNNNNNNNNNNNNNNNNNNNNNNNNNNNNNNNNNNNNNNNNNNNNNNNNNNNNNNNNNNNNNNNNNNNNNNNNNNNNNNNNNNNNNNNNNNNNNNNNNNNNNNNNNNNNNNNNNNNNNNNNNNNNNNNNNNNNNNNNNNTTCTTCTTCTGggttcttttaaaaaaaagaaaaaaaatcgaaactttttgATTCGATTATAAAGATGAAAATGAGAATCAGAAACTGGGTTTGTTTTAGCGGTTTTTAATTAtcagatgaaaaaaaatgagaacaagAGAAACTGAAGTAGAGATGAATAAAAGCTATGTGAAGTAGGATTTGCTTTGTATTaatggaagaagaagggaaACGAAAGAGGACGAAAcgcttctttctctctctctctctctctcactctgatccttttcttttatttatttattagctAATtaattcccaattttttttatttattaaaaaaaaaaaaaaccaaacccctCAAGGTATGAAACTGAAGACttttgtctgatttttttttctttctttctgtttctaacaaataaatagatataataaagaaaaaacaactcgTATCtagctaaattttaaaaaggagGATTGCGTTATTATTATACAATAATTAATActcatatatttgtatatattatagatagccaaaacaaaaaccaaaatttttttagaaaatgtagACATAATTACGTCATTACTACAACACAAATCTAGTCACATTGCAAGTATAAAATGAAATTGGtaatagtttcttttgtttatacatCGAATATGCTCATGATGACCTTATGGcagtatatatttcttttttaaaggtAATTAGCTAAATATGGattaattgtaattttggaGAACACGAGGACGCTTGACATATACTATTACATAACAACTAAATTAATCCTTTTTTATTGCTTGATGACTGGTGAGTGAGTGATAAAGCTTTCTGAAAATGACAgtaatgagtttttttgttttg from Camelina sativa cultivar DH55 chromosome 9, Cs, whole genome shotgun sequence encodes:
- the LOC104712929 gene encoding aquaporin TIP3-1; amino-acid sequence: MATSARRAYGFGRADEATPPDSIRATLAEFLSTFVFVFAAEGSILSLDKLYWNHAAHAGTNTPGGLVLVALAHAFALFAAVSAAINVSGGHVNPAVTFGALIGGRISAIRAIYYWIAQLLGAILACLLLRLATNGLRPVGFRVASGVGVVNGLVLEIILTFGLVYVVYSTLIDPKRGSLGIIAPLAIGLIVGANILVGGPFSGASMNPARAFGPALVGWRWHDHWIYWVGPFIGGALAALIYEYMVIPTEPPTHHTHQPLAPEDY
- the LOC104712928 gene encoding testis-expressed sequence 2 protein, whose protein sequence is MVSFAGFAFVFGFLLGILAIVAAEVIGFLFVLKRLNRKSNKRHESNSGSDPTSKNFDPRRSIDFSLSKQGVIWIMEMDESVKDWMKKEKLPKEQKKKRVDLMEVHPIRRFARIKDHKLILSDSDGTQTCITLKGCFVNAVSGSGPTRKWAKRFPIQVESKSSVLYKGNRVFYIFLETSWEKESWCKALRLAACENQERFIWSTKLKDDFRYYLASLNAAYPSFMKPSAGFSFESLDKGIKVDGPSSKVRLFWKKFSKKCSPKVNMPPSGREDKTSTRAYQDSQSTGSSGKSTPARKMQDNIPEETDVQVVSRSWSHSSHGSDIDSEDKSFDEGTLALNVLISRLFFDVKQNTVLKTLVRERIQRVMANMRIPSYIGELICCDVHIGNLPPYIHGTRILPMEMNGVWAFELDIEYTGGAGLEVETRVDAREEELQKGIAEGKLQPNSAGDVSPGLLEGLADFEKQLLPEGIVDAQDVRNGGNDKADEYKGLKGTKAAPNNGSKWKSILKNIAEQVSQVPITLSIEVSSLRGTLCVHMKPPPSDQLWFGFTNMPDIEFNLASAVGEHKITNSHVAMFLVNRFKTAIREVMVLPNCESVTIPWMTAEKDDWIERNIAPFMWLNQDSTSDHEAAEAKSKVDKPPTPEQVQKTANVVPQKPRMEEVPVSAPSADSTALTIESQKSLDELQTPLLESSEKQDTVARGGNGNAGDILPRSIQSPSMSSTMSSEEDDSNSKGKKMGAAKARMFDFRKKVGEKFEEKKRHVEERSRQIVEKMRGP
- the LOC104712930 gene encoding uncharacterized protein LOC104712930 isoform X2, yielding MWWWCSSTKGRSNLERFLLGITPKPPSFSLPQEHGKDEVEYFRLGDLWDCYDELSAYGFGSQVELNNGDTVMQYYVPYLSAIQIHTNKPGLISRNQSEVVESESSECWSDSESEKLLSRSMSNDSSKTWDAVSEDSVSDPDATLLLKDRLGYLDFKHIERDPPYKRVPLTDKIIELAEKYPGLITLRSVDMSPASWMAVAWYPIYHIPACKTEKDLTTGFLTYHTLSSTFQDADNVVEGDQSNNKDQEETEECDEESVVNKRIPLPPFALASYKMQGDLWSKTGFDQDRLNYLQKAADSWLKQLNVEHHDYNFFINSSF
- the LOC104712930 gene encoding uncharacterized protein LOC104712930 isoform X1, which produces MWWWCSSTKGRSNLERFLLGITPKPPSFSLPQEHGKDEVEYFRLGDLWDCYDELSAYGFGSQVELNNGDTVMQYYVPYLSAIQIHTNKPGLISRNQSEVVESESSECWSDSESEKLLSRSMSNDSSKTWDAVSEDSVSDPDATLLLKDRLGYLDFKHIERDPPYKRVPLTDKIIELAEKYPGLITLRSVDMSPASWMAVAWYPIYHIPACKTEKDLTTGFLTYHTLSSTFQAADNVVEGDQSNNKDQEETEECDEESVVNKRIPLPPFALASYKMQGDLWSKTGFDQDRLNYLQKAADSWLKQLNVEHHDYNFFINSSF
- the LOC104712930 gene encoding uncharacterized protein LOC104712930 isoform X3 translates to MWWWCSSTKGRSNLERFLLGITPKPPSFSLPQEHGKDEVEYFRLGDLWDCYDELSAYGFGSQVELNNGDTVMQYYVPYLSAIQIHTNKPGLISRNQSEVVESESSECWSDSESEKLLSRSMSNDSSKTWDAVSEDSVSDPDATLLLKDRLGYLDFKHIERDPPYKRVPLTDKIIELAEKYPGLITLRSVDMSPASWMAVAWYPIYHIPACKTEKDLTTGFLTYHTLSSTFQDNVVEGDQSNNKDQEETEECDEESVVNKRIPLPPFALASYKMQGDLWSKTGFDQDRLNYLQKAADSWLKQLNVEHHDYNFFINSSF